From one Pedosphaera parvula Ellin514 genomic stretch:
- a CDS encoding GH25 family lysozyme — MKPSPVKRMASRPAARPGFRVIAPVALITSALTLALSPVHARPLGVDVSSYQGSVNWSSAKSAGISYAWAKATEGNYLKDTTFVGNENNGKSAGVYMGAYHFSRPDLNSPGTEASYFWGTAGGYVKSDGKTLMPMLDVETFNGHVGASSYSDWVNKWCDAITSDASGAGVSVQPVVYFSACACQLDSSVSQWLSWIANYNGENAQTGTPWNVCSSCNPWGGSTWNLWQYTSSGSVSGISGSVDLDVFNGSSAGLVSALVPTPTVAWSGWASLGGTCTSHPSAASFQPNEIDLYVRGSNNQIFSRNWNGSSWTAWVQHGVLPNGLTVAGAPAASANNGVSGREDLYCIGSDGNCYHDWWGTGTGWAGWQNLGAPSGVTFVGAPAATSWAAGRYDVIAVGNNKVTYHNYWTSSTGWAGWQSLGGSTPYDPTAVSAASNWLDVFVAGTSAGTVFHQYWHDGSGWTGYLQDLPQISTSYGLGASSWGSQRMDLFANSGGTIHHIWYNGSSWAPNWNESHPGVTATSAPCATSWGNNRIDVFVIGSDNACWHMVWGQQ; from the coding sequence ATGAAACCCTCACCTGTTAAAAGGATGGCCTCGCGCCCTGCCGCGCGGCCCGGCTTCCGTGTTATCGCCCCCGTTGCGCTGATCACCTCCGCGCTGACACTCGCCTTGAGTCCCGTCCACGCACGTCCGCTCGGCGTGGACGTCTCCAGTTATCAAGGCTCAGTCAACTGGTCGAGCGCCAAGAGCGCCGGGATTTCCTACGCCTGGGCCAAGGCCACCGAAGGAAACTATCTCAAGGACACAACTTTTGTCGGCAATGAAAACAACGGGAAATCCGCTGGCGTCTACATGGGCGCTTATCATTTCTCCCGGCCGGACCTGAACAGCCCCGGCACCGAAGCCAGCTATTTCTGGGGCACTGCGGGCGGTTATGTGAAATCCGACGGCAAGACACTCATGCCGATGCTTGACGTGGAAACGTTCAACGGGCACGTCGGCGCCTCCAGTTACTCGGACTGGGTCAACAAATGGTGCGATGCCATCACAAGCGATGCTTCCGGCGCCGGAGTCTCGGTCCAGCCGGTTGTTTACTTCAGCGCCTGTGCCTGCCAGTTGGACAGCAGCGTGTCGCAGTGGCTCTCCTGGATCGCGAATTACAATGGCGAGAACGCGCAGACCGGCACCCCGTGGAATGTTTGCAGCAGTTGCAATCCATGGGGCGGGAGCACCTGGAACCTATGGCAATACACCAGCTCCGGCTCAGTTTCCGGCATCTCGGGCAGCGTGGACCTCGACGTGTTCAACGGTAGTTCGGCCGGGTTGGTTTCAGCGCTCGTCCCCACGCCAACTGTGGCATGGTCTGGCTGGGCTTCTCTGGGAGGCACTTGCACCTCGCATCCCAGCGCCGCTTCATTCCAACCAAACGAGATCGACCTTTATGTCCGTGGATCCAATAACCAAATTTTCTCGAGGAACTGGAATGGCTCCTCATGGACTGCCTGGGTTCAACACGGAGTTTTGCCAAACGGCCTCACCGTTGCGGGCGCGCCTGCGGCATCCGCCAACAACGGCGTTTCCGGGCGCGAGGATCTTTATTGCATCGGAAGCGATGGAAATTGCTACCACGATTGGTGGGGGACGGGTACTGGTTGGGCCGGTTGGCAAAATCTTGGCGCTCCATCCGGCGTGACATTTGTTGGAGCACCGGCCGCCACAAGCTGGGCCGCCGGCAGATACGATGTCATCGCGGTGGGCAACAACAAGGTCACTTACCACAATTATTGGACCAGTTCCACCGGCTGGGCGGGCTGGCAAAGCTTGGGTGGATCCACGCCATACGACCCAACCGCTGTCTCTGCGGCTTCCAACTGGTTGGATGTTTTTGTCGCGGGAACTTCGGCCGGCACTGTTTTCCATCAATATTGGCATGATGGAAGCGGTTGGACCGGCTACCTGCAGGATCTTCCGCAAATCTCGACCAGCTACGGATTGGGCGCCTCTTCCTGGGGCTCGCAACGCATGGACCTCTTCGCCAACTCTGGCGGAACGATCCACCACATCTGGTATAATGGCAGCTCCTGGGCGCCGAATTGGAACGAGTCGCATCCGGGCGTGACCGCGACATCAGCTCCGTGCGCCACTTCCTGGGGCAACAACCGCATTGATGTGTTTGTCATCGGTTCCGACAACGCCTGCTGGCATATGGTCTGGGGCCAACAGTAA
- a CDS encoding LamG domain-containing protein, producing MAFLRTLKQGFNSSLALASLLTAFISNNSPAQNCMPPPSGLVAWWPGEGNAVDNVAGHNGSVSNGVTFVPGMVGQAFSFDGVHAIQVPNDPAFNFGPTSPMAVELWAYLTGSQPTAHFIGKRVGCDGDNFNYQMAYDAENGLQFSCSSLNGVYTGIPMPTNVWTHLAGTFDGTTFRFYINGSLVASNNGVLGPVNSEPLIIGGSGTCGIFEGLIDEPSIYNRALSDAEIKSIYDSGSAGKCPVVFSNQPPGIVAQPASQTIGVGSNVTFFRHSDRRCTASIPMAFQQYQYPRCAWQQLHALQRSTLRCWKLLGGHHQHRGQHHQFECSFDGHWEYECRSHHHLATNQPDCC from the coding sequence ATGGCGTTTTTACGAACACTAAAACAGGGCTTCAACAGCTCCCTCGCCTTGGCATCACTGCTCACGGCATTCATTTCGAACAATTCCCCCGCGCAAAATTGCATGCCACCACCCAGTGGTCTGGTTGCCTGGTGGCCTGGTGAAGGCAACGCCGTCGACAACGTTGCCGGGCACAACGGCTCAGTCTCAAATGGCGTGACCTTCGTCCCAGGCATGGTTGGCCAGGCATTTAGTTTTGACGGGGTTCATGCCATTCAAGTGCCGAATGATCCTGCTTTCAATTTTGGTCCCACTTCCCCCATGGCGGTTGAACTCTGGGCTTATCTCACTGGCAGCCAGCCAACCGCGCACTTCATCGGCAAACGTGTAGGTTGCGACGGGGACAATTTTAACTATCAAATGGCTTATGATGCCGAAAATGGTTTGCAGTTCAGCTGCAGTAGTCTAAACGGCGTTTACACTGGCATCCCAATGCCCACAAATGTCTGGACGCACCTGGCAGGCACCTTCGACGGAACCACCTTTCGATTTTATATTAACGGGTCTCTGGTCGCTTCAAATAACGGAGTATTGGGGCCGGTCAACTCAGAACCACTCATTATTGGTGGTTCGGGCACATGTGGAATTTTTGAAGGACTCATCGACGAACCTTCGATTTACAACCGCGCGCTCTCAGACGCGGAAATCAAATCCATTTATGATTCCGGCTCTGCGGGGAAGTGCCCCGTCGTATTTAGCAATCAGCCTCCTGGGATTGTGGCTCAACCCGCCAGTCAAACCATCGGCGTAGGAAGTAACGTCACCTTTTTTCGTCACAGCGATCGGCGCTGCACCGCTTCAATACCAATGGCTTTTCAACAGTACCAATATCCCAGGTGCGCTTGGCAGCAGTTACACGCTCTCCAACGTTCAACTCTCCGATGCTGGAAATTACTCGGTGGTCATCACCAACATCGCGGGCAGCACCATCAGTTCGAATGCTCTTTTGACGGTCATTGGGAATACGAATGTCGCTCCCACCATCATCTCGCAACCAACCAACCAGATTGTTGTTAA